Part of the Terriglobales bacterium genome, GGGTGAGGCCGTGGTGGCGCGCCAGTTCCTCCAGGATGGCGCGGGTGACCTCGAACTGGCGCTCGGCGGGCTGGTAAGGGTCCGTGGCGGTGCCGATGGCGATCTCCTCGCCCGGCTTGACCCGGCGCAATTCGCGGCGCAGCAGCCAGCCGGCGTTCTGCTTGACGAAGATCTGGCGCTCGAAGGCGGCGGGGTCGCGCAGTTCCATGAATTCGTGGGTGTAGCGGGCGTAGCAGTACTGGCAGGCGAACTCGCAGCCGCGGTAGGGATTGATGGTCCAGGGGAAAGGGACGCGGGCGGAGTCGCAGCGGTTGAGCAGGCTGCGCACGGGCAGGGAGAGGTACTCGACCTGGCGGAGATGCTCGAGGGACTGGCCCTGGGCGGCGAGGCGGGCGATGCCCACCAGGCGGCTGGGGGAGGGCTCGAAGAGGGAGAGGGCGGAGGAGGGCATAGCTCCTGCTTTCGCTTTTTGTTCGCCTATAATAGTTTCGCGGCGGCGCCTCTGTCAAGTGCTGGAGAGCAAAGGCCGGGAGGGTAATGACTTCGCGCCGCCGCTACTTCCCGTATTGCGCGCGCATTTTGG contains:
- a CDS encoding radical SAM protein translates to MPSSALSLFEPSPSRLVGIARLAAQGQSLEHLRQVEYLSLPVRSLLNRCDSARVPFPWTINPYRGCEFACQYCYARYTHEFMELRDPAAFERQIFVKQNAGWLLRRELRRVKPGEEIAIGTATDPYQPAERQFEVTRAILEELARHHGLT